The genomic DNA GGGATTCTGAGGCGTTCATCGTCGTTGCCTGTTCAATGAGGCTCGCTGTCGACCAGCCTTCCCGTTCAAGATGTTCGAGAATCCGCTCATCCAGCATACACATCCATTCAGCAGGATGTCGATGCTGTCTGTCGCTCATATCTCACCTGGCTCTTCGCCTGCAGTTGGCCCGCTTTCCGTCTCGTTGTCGTTCAGGTAGACGTGATTCTCCGCGTCGTACTCGCCATCCAAGTATGCCTCTCCCTCTTCGGTGATGACATAGACACCGTTGCCGAGGTCGCGTAGAAGGCCGTGCTCGGCGAGCTTCTTGCATCGCCGGGATACGTGTGTGTTAGTCACTCGGATATTTTCCTTGTCGGCCAGCTCACCGACTCGCCCGCCGTCTTCCGCACGAATATGCTCTAAGATTCTGTCATCCCAGATAGTCATCCATGTTCCGGGCTGTCTCATTAATCAACATATGGGGCATCTAATTAGTAATAGTCAGTAATTCGCCCTATGCTCGGCAGCATAACTTATATGTGATAGCGCGTCATCGGTGTCAATGCGAACCGGCGACTCGGCTGATGATGATTCTGTTGGCGGTGTAGAAGACCGGGCCGTGCTGGAACACGGCCCGAAAGTCGGTTCCAGAGACCGACCATGTCAACTGGAACTACAACGGACCCTTGCGGGTCCGACCGGCTAGATGAATCGGCGGCTGATAACGATACCGACGACCGCTGCGTGTGTGGTGCGCCGGCAGACGGCTACGGGGCGCTTCGCGACGGCCCGGTGTGTGCCGACTGCGCTTCGAGAGCGACCCCGCGCTGGCGGCTGCAACTGTCTTTCGGTGACCTGACGCTCCGCTCGGAGTGGACCAGCGAGTGGGCCGTCGTCGAGAACCTTGCCGACCAGCTCCGCTGTGACGACGCGGCCAGCGAGGTCGTCATCGAGCGACTGGCGGAGGTCGACGCCTAATGCCACCCGGTCAGCCTGTCCACCGCTGCGACGGGCGAATCTCGGTCGTCTGTCAGTGCTGTGGCCGCCGTTTCAAATCCCCCATCTTCGACGGAGAGCACGACAATTACTGTTCAGATGGCTGTCGCCGCCGCGCCGAATGGGGAGTCGGTCGATGAGCGACGACCTCGAACCGATTGCCCCTGCGGAGGCTGTCGAGATGTATATCGAGGCCCGGCAGGACGACTGTACCGAGAACACGATTGAGGGGCAGTATTACCGGCTACAGGCGTTCTTGGCGTGGTGCGACGAAGAGGATATTACCAACCTCAACGAACTGGACGGTCGGGACCTATACGCCTATCGCGTCTGGCGACGGGAGGGCGGCTACAGCGATACCGAACTCGCGGGGGCAACGCTCCGGGGCGATTTGGCGACGCTTCGCGCGTTCCTCCGGTTCTGCGGTGAAGTCGAAGCGGTCCCGCCAGAGTTCTTCGACCGCGTTCCGCTCCCCTCGGTAAGCGGGGGCGCTGATGTCAGCGCCAGCACGCTCGACCCCGATAGGGCGCAGGCCATTCTCGAATATCTTCAGCAATTCGAGTACGCCTCGAAGCGCCACGTCATCGTGCTGTTGCTGTGGCACGCTGGGTGCCGTGTCGGTGCCCTCCGAGCGCTCGACGTTGACGACCTCGACCTTGCGGGCGACCGACCGAACGCCACCGGTCCGGGTATCAAGTTCGTACACCGACCTGACGAGGGGACGCCGCTGAAGAACAAGCGAAAGAGCGAACGCTGGAACACAATCAGCGAAGGTGTCGCGAATGTCATCGAGGATTACATCGCCAGCCGCCGAACAGAGGCCGAAGACGACTACGGCCGTCGGCCGCTGATTTCCACGCGGTACGGCCGGATGAGCCGGTCAGCGATTCGGCAGGAGCTCTATCGAGTGACGCGCCCCTGCTGGTACAACGACGGCTGCCCACACGACCGGGACCCCGATGAGTGCGAAGCGACCGACGACGGCAGCATGAGTAAATGCCCGTCATCCCGCTCGCCGCACGACGTTCGGAGCGGTCGCCTCACCTTCTACCGACTGCGTGAGGTGGACGAGAAAGTCGTCAGCGACCGGATGGATGCCAGCGAGGAGATTCTCGACAAGCACTACGACCGTCGTTCCGAGCGCCAGAAGGCCGAACAACGCCGTTCTCACCTTCCAGACGTATGATTCAGAGCAAGTTCCACACCCGCGCTTTCCGACCCGTGAGTACCTGCGGGCGGGGAGGGCGGACTTCCTTTCGAGCCGATTCGTGGCAGATTGTCTGTTTCTGTCTCCGAGAACGAGACGAGCGTTCTAGGCCGCCGAAATCGGGACGAGCCGAAGGCATGGCTCCACGCGTAGGCAGTTCGAACACCCGTCGGACCGTAACGTGTTTGTCACAGGGGAACGCGAGTGATGTCACATCAAACCATGGGACTAACTGACGACCGGGACCTCGTGACGCTACAGCCCGACCAACCGTTCTTTGAGACGCTATACACCGTGTCGCCGCTGGTAGTCATCGGCACGCGTGAGGCCGATGGGTCGGAGAACCTGGCTCCGAAGCATATGGCGTTTCCGCTCGGGTGGGGAGACCACTTCGGTTTCGTCTGCAAGCCCGCCCACGGCACCTACGAGAACGTCGAGCGGACGGGGGAGTTCACCGTCAGCTATCCGCGGCCGGACGAGGTACTGGAAGCCAGTCTGGCCGCCGCCCCCCGTGACAGCGAGGGCGACAAGCCGACGCTCGAAGACATCGAGACAGCGACCGGCGAAAGCGTCAACGCGCCGGCGGTCGCCGACGCCTACGCGGTCCTTGAATGCGAACTCGACCGAATCGTTGCGGGGTTCGGTGACGCCGGCCTCGTCGCCGGCAAGGCCGTCGCCAAGCACGTCCACACCGATGCTCACCGGACCCACGACGAGGAACCGGAAGTCCTGCTGGAGCAGGCTCCGGCGCTGGCGTACCTCTATCCCGACCGGTTCGCGGAGATACGCGAGACGCAAGCGTTCCCGTTCCCGGAGGGGTTCGAGCGATGACACCGACCGGGGAGCCGCCGGCACTCGAAGACCGCCTGCAGGATTGGAGCGAGTCCCACCGCGATGAGATTGCGGACTACCTGCTGGAGTTAGTTGAAATCGAGACGCCGTCCGACGAGCCGGAGGCGTTCGACCAGTTCTTCGACCGTTACGGCGGCGACCTGCAAGCGGTCGGTCTCGAAACCCAGCGCATCCAAGGCGACGAGACAGGCGGTCGGCTCGAAGCCTGGTCGGCCGGCGGCGACGAGGCCGACGAGATTCAGCTCGTCGTCGGCCACGCCGACACCGTCTGGCCGCTCGGGACCGTCAAGGAGAATCCGCCGGAAATCCGTGAGGACGTTCTGGAGGGTCCCGGCTCGCTCGATATGAAGGGCGGGCTGACACAGCTCGTCTTCGCGCTCCGGGCGCTGGACGCGGTCGACGCCGACCCGGAGCTGCCGGTCTACGTGCTCGTTTCGAGCGACGAGGAAGTCGGCAGCCCCGAGTCGAAGCCGCACATTATCGACCTCGCGAAGCGAGCCAACCGGATATTCGTTCTCGAACCCGCCAGTGGCCCGGAAGGAAAAATCAAGACC from Natronomonas pharaonis DSM 2160 includes the following:
- a CDS encoding tyrosine-type recombinase/integrase, producing MSDDLEPIAPAEAVEMYIEARQDDCTENTIEGQYYRLQAFLAWCDEEDITNLNELDGRDLYAYRVWRREGGYSDTELAGATLRGDLATLRAFLRFCGEVEAVPPEFFDRVPLPSVSGGADVSASTLDPDRAQAILEYLQQFEYASKRHVIVLLLWHAGCRVGALRALDVDDLDLAGDRPNATGPGIKFVHRPDEGTPLKNKRKSERWNTISEGVANVIEDYIASRRTEAEDDYGRRPLISTRYGRMSRSAIRQELYRVTRPCWYNDGCPHDRDPDECEATDDGSMSKCPSSRSPHDVRSGRLTFYRLREVDEKVVSDRMDASEEILDKHYDRRSERQKAEQRRSHLPDV
- a CDS encoding helix-turn-helix domain-containing protein → MRQPGTWMTIWDDRILEHIRAEDGGRVGELADKENIRVTNTHVSRRCKKLAEHGLLRDLGNGVYVITEEGEAYLDGEYDAENHVYLNDNETESGPTAGEEPGEI
- a CDS encoding flavin reductase encodes the protein MSHQTMGLTDDRDLVTLQPDQPFFETLYTVSPLVVIGTREADGSENLAPKHMAFPLGWGDHFGFVCKPAHGTYENVERTGEFTVSYPRPDEVLEASLAAAPRDSEGDKPTLEDIETATGESVNAPAVADAYAVLECELDRIVAGFGDAGLVAGKAVAKHVHTDAHRTHDEEPEVLLEQAPALAYLYPDRFAEIRETQAFPFPEGFER